One Amycolatopsis sp. NBC_00355 genomic window carries:
- the rsmI gene encoding 16S rRNA (cytidine(1402)-2'-O)-methyltransferase, with product MTPGRLVLAATPLGDVRDASPRLAEALAEADVVAAEDTRRFRSLASALEITPRGRVVSFYEDVETARLPRLLESLQAGETVVLVTDAGMPSVSDPGFRLVAACVSADIPVTCLPGPSAVTTALALSGLPCDRFCFEGFAPRKPGERTKWLASLVSEPRTVVFFESPHRLASLLADAAAVLGADRRAAVCRELTKTYEEVKRGTLASLAAWAADGVRGEITVVLSGAEPRAVSVADLVGEVADRVAAGERLKSAAAEVAEATGVSKKELYDAVLTARKAT from the coding sequence GTGACACCCGGCCGCCTGGTCCTGGCCGCCACCCCACTCGGCGACGTCCGCGACGCGTCGCCCCGCCTGGCGGAAGCGCTTGCCGAAGCCGACGTCGTGGCCGCTGAGGACACCCGCCGCTTCCGGTCCCTGGCCTCGGCGCTGGAGATCACGCCGCGCGGCCGCGTGGTGAGTTTCTACGAGGACGTCGAGACGGCGCGCCTGCCCAGGTTGCTCGAATCGTTACAGGCGGGCGAGACGGTGGTGCTGGTGACGGACGCCGGTATGCCCAGTGTGTCCGATCCGGGCTTCCGCCTGGTGGCGGCGTGCGTCTCGGCGGACATTCCGGTGACGTGCCTCCCGGGCCCTTCGGCGGTGACCACGGCGCTCGCTTTGTCCGGTTTGCCGTGTGACCGGTTCTGCTTCGAGGGCTTCGCGCCGCGCAAGCCGGGTGAGCGGACCAAGTGGCTCGCGTCGCTTGTTTCGGAACCCCGGACGGTGGTGTTCTTCGAGTCCCCGCACCGGCTGGCTTCCCTGCTGGCGGACGCGGCTGCGGTGCTGGGCGCGGACCGCCGGGCGGCGGTCTGCCGGGAGCTGACGAAGACGTACGAAGAGGTGAAGCGGGGGACACTGGCGTCGCTGGCCGCCTGGGCCGCGGACGGCGTCCGCGGCGAAATCACGGTGGTCCTGTCGGGCGCCGAGCCGCGCGCGGTCTCGGTGGCGGACCTGGTGGGCGAGGTGGCGGACCGCGTCGCGGCCGGCGAGCGGCTCAAGTCCGCGGCGGCCGAGGTCGCAGAGGCGACCGGAGTGTCCAAAAAGGAGCTTTACGACGCCGTGCTGACGGCGCGGAAGGCGACGTGA
- a CDS encoding dolichyl-phosphate-mannose--protein mannosyltransferase, whose product MTAVLTRPDDESVRPGPAEALRPPTDRETTLLGRGMPDDRLRAWLVTIVLTVIGGIVRLQNLGSPTDKGSPVFDEKHYVPQAWQVLRNGGYEDNYGYELVVHPPLAKQLIAIGEWLFGYNGWGWRIMPALAGTLIIFLTIRIARRLTRSTLLGAIAGILVISDGVLHLQSRMGMLDIFIALFVLAAFACLLVDRDQVRTRLATAVREGWADESPWGPKLGFRWWRFATGLMIGLTFGVKWSALYYIVAFGLLCVFFDVAARRAAGVERPWLGTIRRDVLPALWAILLIPLLMYLAAYWAWFASETATDRHYTEIKDIAPGVWGWIPSSLRSLGDYSANVLHFHETLVTPKDNPHPWESKPWTWPMGLRPMLYSYDGEITGCGESRCVSATMLIGTPAMWWLAIPMLGWAAWRSIFRADWRYAAVLVGYLGGYVFWFTNIDRQMYFFYATPLAAFLVLGLTLCLGQILGSAKRGFERRGTGLLVVSLYVGLVVANFAWLWPILNGIAITTGQWEAERWLPSWR is encoded by the coding sequence GTGACCGCCGTGCTGACCCGTCCCGACGACGAAAGCGTCCGGCCGGGCCCGGCCGAGGCGCTCCGGCCGCCGACCGACCGCGAGACGACCCTGCTCGGCCGCGGCATGCCGGACGACCGGCTGCGCGCCTGGCTCGTGACCATCGTGCTCACCGTGATCGGCGGCATCGTCCGGCTGCAGAACCTCGGCAGCCCGACGGACAAGGGCAGCCCGGTCTTCGACGAGAAGCACTACGTCCCGCAGGCGTGGCAGGTGCTGCGCAACGGCGGTTACGAGGACAACTACGGCTACGAGCTGGTCGTCCACCCGCCGCTGGCGAAGCAGCTGATCGCGATCGGCGAATGGCTGTTCGGCTACAACGGCTGGGGCTGGCGGATCATGCCCGCGCTGGCCGGCACGCTCATCATCTTCCTGACCATCCGCATCGCCCGCCGCCTGACGCGCTCGACGCTGCTCGGCGCCATCGCCGGCATCCTGGTGATCAGCGACGGCGTCCTGCACCTGCAGTCGCGGATGGGCATGCTCGACATCTTCATCGCGCTGTTCGTGCTCGCCGCGTTCGCCTGTCTGCTGGTCGACCGCGACCAGGTGCGCACCCGGCTCGCGACGGCCGTGCGCGAGGGCTGGGCCGACGAGTCGCCGTGGGGGCCGAAACTCGGCTTCCGCTGGTGGCGGTTCGCGACCGGGCTGATGATCGGGCTCACCTTCGGCGTCAAGTGGTCGGCGCTCTACTACATCGTCGCGTTCGGGCTGCTGTGCGTCTTCTTCGACGTCGCGGCGCGGCGCGCGGCCGGCGTCGAACGGCCCTGGCTGGGCACGATCCGCCGCGACGTGCTGCCCGCGCTGTGGGCGATCCTGCTGATCCCGCTGCTGATGTACCTGGCCGCGTACTGGGCCTGGTTCGCCAGCGAGACGGCGACCGACCGGCACTACACCGAGATCAAGGACATCGCGCCGGGCGTCTGGGGCTGGATCCCGTCGTCGCTGCGCTCGCTCGGCGACTACTCGGCGAACGTCCTGCACTTCCACGAAACCCTGGTCACGCCCAAGGACAACCCGCACCCGTGGGAGTCGAAGCCCTGGACGTGGCCGATGGGGCTGCGCCCGATGCTCTACAGCTACGACGGCGAGATCACCGGCTGCGGCGAGTCCCGCTGCGTCAGCGCGACGATGCTGATCGGGACGCCGGCGATGTGGTGGCTGGCCATCCCGATGCTCGGCTGGGCGGCCTGGCGCTCGATCTTCCGCGCGGACTGGCGCTACGCCGCCGTGCTGGTCGGTTACCTCGGCGGGTACGTCTTCTGGTTCACCAACATCGACCGGCAGATGTACTTCTTCTACGCGACGCCGCTGGCCGCGTTCCTCGTGCTGGGGCTGACGTTGTGCCTGGGCCAGATCCTGGGCAGCGCGAAGCGCGGGTTCGAAAGACGCGGGACCGGTCTGCTCGTCGTCAGCCTGTACGTCGGGCTGGTCGTGGCGAACTTCGCCTGGCTGTGGCCGATCCTCAACGGCATCGCGATCACGACCGGCCAGTGGGAAGCCGAACGCTGGCTGCCGTCCTGGCGGTAG
- a CDS encoding AraC family transcriptional regulator: protein MLLGEVDLPAGTWFPWHEHPVHQLVWAASGVIAVKAGDAGWVLPPTRALWMPAGVQHRTGALGKAALRGIYAHPDRSPVRWPEPRLVAVRPLLHELLEYLTGDGVAPEARLRAEAVAFDLLEPLDVVPIVVPSPADPRARDVEAAVLANPADPRGLAEFGRDVGAAERTLARIFVRECRMPFGTWRTQVRLRAALPLLAQDVPLETVAHRVGYSSASAFVAAFRRAVGVTPRAYFAG from the coding sequence ATGCTGCTCGGCGAGGTCGACCTGCCGGCCGGCACCTGGTTCCCGTGGCACGAACACCCCGTGCACCAGCTCGTCTGGGCGGCCAGCGGGGTCATCGCGGTCAAGGCGGGCGACGCCGGCTGGGTCCTGCCGCCGACACGCGCGCTGTGGATGCCCGCCGGCGTCCAGCACCGGACCGGCGCGCTCGGCAAGGCCGCCCTGCGCGGGATCTACGCGCACCCGGACCGCAGCCCGGTGCGCTGGCCGGAGCCGCGGCTGGTCGCCGTCCGGCCGCTGCTGCACGAGCTGCTGGAGTACCTGACCGGCGACGGCGTCGCCCCAGAAGCCCGGCTGCGGGCCGAAGCCGTCGCGTTCGACCTGCTGGAACCGCTCGACGTCGTGCCGATCGTGGTGCCGTCACCCGCCGATCCGCGGGCGCGGGACGTCGAGGCGGCGGTGCTGGCCAACCCGGCCGACCCGCGCGGCCTCGCCGAGTTCGGCCGGGACGTCGGCGCGGCCGAGCGCACGCTGGCGCGGATCTTCGTCCGCGAGTGCCGGATGCCGTTCGGGACGTGGCGCACCCAGGTGCGGCTGCGTGCGGCGCTGCCGCTGCTGGCGCAGGACGTGCCGCTGGAGACGGTCGCGCACCGCGTCGGCTACAGCTCGGCGAGCGCGTTCGTCGCCGCGTTCCGGCGCGCCGTCGGCGTCACGCCGAGGGCGTACTTCGCGGGCTGA
- a CDS encoding class I SAM-dependent methyltransferase, with translation MPMNLIHRKICSSEKWAATVEERLTPWLKERDLGDDVLEIGPGFGATTRVLLGVVPKLTVLEIDHASTELLRAKFGDRADVVEGSGAEMPFESGRFSAVVCFTMLHHVPTKQLQDAIFAEAARVLRPGGTYCGSDGQLNLRFRLLHIGDTMNVVDAPTFGGRLEKAGFEQVDVQLEPKQLVIFSAAKPG, from the coding sequence ATGCCGATGAACCTGATCCACCGCAAGATCTGCAGCTCGGAGAAGTGGGCGGCCACCGTCGAGGAGCGCCTCACGCCGTGGCTGAAGGAGCGCGACCTGGGGGACGACGTCCTCGAGATCGGACCCGGCTTCGGCGCCACGACGAGGGTGCTGCTCGGCGTCGTCCCGAAGCTGACGGTCCTGGAAATCGACCACGCGTCGACCGAGCTGCTGCGCGCGAAGTTCGGCGACCGCGCCGACGTCGTCGAGGGCAGCGGCGCGGAGATGCCGTTCGAGTCGGGGCGCTTCTCGGCGGTCGTCTGCTTCACGATGCTGCACCACGTGCCGACGAAGCAGCTGCAGGACGCGATCTTCGCGGAAGCCGCGCGGGTGCTGCGCCCGGGCGGCACGTACTGCGGCAGCGACGGCCAGCTCAACCTGCGGTTCCGCCTGCTGCACATCGGCGACACGATGAACGTCGTCGACGCGCCGACGTTCGGCGGCCGTCTGGAGAAGGCGGGCTTCGAGCAGGTGGACGTCCAGCTGGAGCCGAAGCAGCTGGTGATCTTCTCGGCCGCCAAGCCGGGCTGA
- a CDS encoding serine/threonine-protein kinase — protein MNGLASALLSLAHSLFGPGFCPGDWVWATSAAGALVALLPPIGALVVSIIRKGTGNRYDLTTLSVFGVIGLLSTLVLPWLLSNGVSGVYRMVFAGQRSGLSASEVATLKGPGGCWVDSQVNYLGGRQTVFDVLSSGSTGADDLPFFVYLLAFIVLPAGSLLFVMLQGRTAFRRGPKWPSRFFWIPFVAMALFSVGMEANTALHFWLGFLPFSVLGLIPVAMVGPPPWSVINRPDVPPPNRNPEPYRPPQQPPSQVQPRPTPPPPPPPINKPYPKTALASAPEPPPMAGALAAAPGPIPHPPGSRNAGGSRYRRVKQLGAGGFGTVWQAVDTQLNRTVALKIAHAPDRDTAERMQREARALAVVSHPNCVKVYDLAEEPDGLALVMEYLEGRPLAELVDGQGPLDDVAAGRLWATMAGALAAAHEKGVLHRDIKPSNVVLDPSGLAHLIDFGIARSQGDSKMTATGMMIGTPDFVAPEQAMGATASPASDAWQLAATISYALTGQPPRGTRETPMAALMAAARAEPVSRLPQRSAHARLLAASLDPEPRRRPTLNSVRREVEGWLSRAGKSADGPVTRVVPRQPHR, from the coding sequence GTGAACGGACTCGCGAGCGCGTTGCTCTCGCTAGCCCATTCCTTGTTCGGCCCGGGCTTCTGCCCCGGCGACTGGGTCTGGGCCACGAGTGCGGCGGGCGCGCTCGTCGCGTTGCTGCCGCCGATCGGCGCGCTCGTCGTCTCGATCATCCGCAAGGGCACCGGCAACCGGTACGACCTGACCACGCTGTCGGTGTTCGGCGTGATCGGCCTGCTCAGCACGCTGGTGCTGCCGTGGCTGCTGTCGAACGGCGTGTCGGGCGTCTACCGCATGGTGTTCGCCGGCCAGAGGTCCGGGCTGTCCGCGAGCGAGGTCGCGACGCTGAAGGGGCCCGGTGGCTGCTGGGTCGACTCGCAGGTGAACTACCTGGGCGGCCGTCAGACCGTGTTCGACGTGCTTTCCTCCGGCAGCACCGGCGCCGACGACCTCCCGTTCTTCGTGTACCTGCTGGCCTTCATCGTGCTGCCGGCCGGGTCGCTGCTGTTCGTGATGCTGCAGGGGCGCACGGCGTTCCGCCGCGGTCCGAAGTGGCCGTCCCGGTTCTTCTGGATCCCGTTCGTCGCGATGGCCTTGTTCAGCGTCGGTATGGAAGCGAACACCGCGCTGCACTTCTGGCTCGGTTTCCTGCCGTTCAGCGTGCTGGGCCTGATCCCGGTCGCGATGGTCGGCCCGCCGCCGTGGTCGGTCATCAACCGGCCGGACGTGCCGCCGCCGAACCGCAACCCCGAGCCCTACCGGCCGCCGCAGCAGCCGCCGTCGCAGGTCCAGCCGCGGCCCACCCCGCCGCCTCCGCCGCCCCCGATCAACAAGCCGTACCCGAAGACGGCGCTCGCGTCCGCGCCCGAACCGCCCCCGATGGCGGGCGCGCTGGCCGCGGCGCCGGGCCCGATCCCGCACCCGCCCGGCTCGCGCAACGCCGGCGGCAGCCGCTACCGGCGCGTCAAGCAGCTCGGCGCCGGCGGTTTCGGCACGGTCTGGCAGGCCGTCGACACCCAGCTCAACCGCACGGTCGCGCTGAAGATCGCGCACGCGCCGGACCGCGACACCGCCGAGCGCATGCAGCGCGAGGCCCGCGCGCTGGCCGTCGTCAGCCACCCGAACTGCGTCAAGGTGTACGACCTGGCCGAGGAGCCGGACGGCCTCGCGCTGGTCATGGAGTACCTCGAAGGCCGGCCGCTGGCCGAGCTGGTCGACGGCCAGGGTCCGCTCGACGACGTCGCCGCCGGCCGCCTGTGGGCGACCATGGCGGGCGCGCTCGCGGCCGCCCACGAGAAGGGCGTCCTGCACCGCGACATCAAGCCGTCGAACGTCGTGCTCGACCCCAGTGGCCTGGCCCACCTGATCGACTTCGGCATCGCCCGCAGCCAGGGCGACTCCAAGATGACCGCGACCGGCATGATGATCGGCACGCCGGACTTCGTCGCCCCGGAGCAGGCGATGGGCGCGACAGCCTCCCCGGCGTCCGACGCCTGGCAGCTCGCGGCGACGATCAGCTACGCACTGACGGGCCAGCCGCCCCGCGGCACCCGCGAGACCCCGATGGCGGCCCTGATGGCGGCGGCCCGTGCGGAACCGGTGTCCCGGCTGCCGCAGCGCAGCGCCCACGCGCGGCTGCTGGCGGCGTCCCTGGACCCGGAGCCGCGCCGGCGTCCGACGCTCAACTCGGTGCGCCGCGAGGTGGAGGGCTGGCTGTCGAGGGCGGGCAAGTCCGCGGACGGCCCGGTCACCCGCGTGGTCCCGCGCCAGCCGCACCGCTGA
- a CDS encoding propionyl-CoA synthetase, translated as MGAYSEAYRRSLAEPDAFWLEAAKTITWTKAPERALDDTNPPFYRWFPDGELNTSYNALDRHVEAGRGGQDALIWDSPVTGQQLTFTYEQLRDEVARFAGALGSLGVTHGDRVIVYLPMVPEAVIAMLACARIGAVHSVVFGGFAPKELAARIEDAKPKVVLAASCGIEPTRVVEYKPIIDAALELTEHQPDHVVVLQREQAPAELTERDVDWRELAASASPVDPVPVKATDPLYILYTSGTTGKPKGVVRDTGGHAVALAWSMNAIYDVHAGDVWWTASDVGWVVGHSYIVYAPLLAGATTVLYEGKPVGTPDAGAFWRVIAEHGVQALFTAPTALRAIKKVDPDAKELEKYDLKQFRTLFMAGERLDPETYHWAREKLGTPVIDHWWQTETGWPIAANLRGLEPMDVKPGSATKPVPGWDVRILDQAGDELPAGREGAITVKLPLPPGSLPTLWGDDERYREAYLSRYDGHYLTGDSGYLDEDGYLFVMGRTDDVINVAGHRLSTGSMEAALASHPAVAECAVIGVADQLKGQLPRGFVVLKAGVDTPADQLRDELVAVVRRDIGPVAAFRDVSIVDALPKTRSGKILRKTMRAIADGRDEAAPSTIEDPAVLDAIRAALRTS; from the coding sequence ATGGGCGCGTACTCCGAGGCCTACCGGCGGAGCCTGGCCGAGCCGGACGCGTTCTGGCTGGAAGCGGCCAAGACGATCACCTGGACGAAGGCCCCGGAACGGGCCCTCGACGACACGAACCCGCCCTTCTACCGCTGGTTCCCCGACGGCGAGCTGAACACCTCCTACAACGCCCTGGACCGCCACGTCGAGGCCGGCCGCGGCGGGCAGGACGCGCTGATCTGGGACTCCCCCGTGACCGGACAGCAACTCACGTTCACCTATGAACAGCTCCGCGACGAGGTCGCGCGCTTCGCCGGTGCGCTGGGTTCGCTCGGCGTGACGCACGGTGACCGGGTGATCGTCTACCTGCCGATGGTCCCCGAAGCCGTGATCGCGATGCTGGCCTGCGCGCGGATCGGCGCGGTGCACTCGGTGGTCTTCGGCGGGTTCGCGCCGAAGGAGCTCGCGGCCCGGATCGAGGACGCGAAACCGAAGGTCGTCCTGGCCGCGTCCTGCGGGATCGAGCCGACGCGCGTCGTCGAGTACAAGCCGATCATCGACGCCGCCCTCGAGCTGACCGAACACCAGCCGGACCACGTCGTGGTGCTGCAGCGCGAGCAGGCGCCGGCCGAGCTGACCGAGCGGGACGTCGACTGGCGGGAGCTGGCCGCGAGCGCGTCCCCGGTCGATCCGGTACCGGTGAAGGCGACCGATCCGCTTTACATCCTCTACACGTCCGGGACGACCGGGAAGCCGAAGGGCGTCGTCCGCGACACCGGCGGGCACGCGGTGGCGCTGGCCTGGTCGATGAACGCGATCTACGACGTCCACGCGGGCGACGTCTGGTGGACGGCCTCCGACGTCGGCTGGGTCGTCGGGCACTCCTACATCGTCTACGCGCCGCTGCTGGCCGGGGCGACGACGGTGCTCTACGAGGGCAAGCCGGTCGGGACGCCGGACGCGGGCGCGTTCTGGCGGGTCATCGCCGAGCACGGCGTCCAGGCGCTGTTCACCGCGCCGACCGCGCTGCGGGCGATCAAGAAGGTCGACCCGGACGCGAAGGAGCTGGAGAAGTACGACCTGAAGCAGTTCCGGACGCTGTTCATGGCCGGCGAGCGGCTCGACCCGGAGACCTACCACTGGGCGCGCGAGAAGCTCGGCACGCCGGTGATCGACCATTGGTGGCAGACCGAGACGGGCTGGCCGATCGCGGCCAACCTGCGAGGCCTGGAGCCGATGGACGTCAAGCCCGGCTCGGCGACCAAGCCCGTGCCCGGCTGGGACGTCCGGATCCTCGACCAGGCCGGCGACGAGCTGCCCGCGGGGCGCGAGGGCGCCATCACGGTCAAGCTGCCGCTGCCGCCGGGCTCGCTGCCGACGCTCTGGGGTGACGACGAGCGCTACCGCGAGGCCTACCTCTCCCGCTACGACGGCCACTACCTGACCGGCGACTCCGGGTACCTCGACGAGGACGGCTACCTGTTCGTCATGGGCCGCACCGACGACGTCATCAACGTCGCCGGCCACCGGTTGTCGACGGGGTCGATGGAGGCCGCGCTGGCCTCGCACCCGGCGGTCGCGGAGTGCGCCGTGATCGGGGTCGCCGACCAGCTCAAGGGCCAGTTGCCGCGCGGGTTCGTCGTGCTCAAGGCCGGCGTCGACACCCCCGCGGACCAGCTGCGCGACGAGCTGGTGGCGGTGGTGCGCCGGGACATCGGGCCGGTCGCCGCGTTCCGCGACGTGTCCATTGTGGACGCGCTGCCGAAGACGCGGTCCGGGAAGATCCTGCGCAAGACCATGCGCGCGATCGCCGACGGCCGCGACGAGGCGGCGCCCTCGACCATCGAGGATCCGGCCGTGCTGGACGCGATCCGGGCCGCGTTGCGCACTTCGTAA
- a CDS encoding beta-N-acetylhexosaminidase: protein MRLSRAVLTAAVVSLTAVGLPAAAAAAPATTTPERSVTDVVPAPVSAKADTKADFRLTPFTVISADRGAGQVADYLRGLLRPATGYPLPVVPRAWGLPAISLELGHDARLGTEGYQLKVARNGVSLSANTADGLFEGVQSLRQLLPSAIEAKHVQHRTWTVAGGTILDYPRFGERGAMLDVARHFFQPDQVKLYIDQIAQYKLNTLHLHLADDQGWRIEIKSWPKLATVGGKTAAYGDPGGYYTQKQYKDIVAYAASRHITVIPEIDMPGHTNAAQSTYAELNCDGKAVPVRTDTEVGYSSLCISSPITYKFVDDVVRELSAITPGQYLHIGGDEAHATPPADYVTFEQKVAPIVAKYGKKITGWHEIAKATPPVSAIPQYWDFGGDNASVAAAAARGNKILMSPANYAYLDMKYDESTPLGQDWAALVEVKDGYNWDPASLVTGVGESQVAGVEAPLWTETIRTSDDIEYMAFPRLPGIAEIGWSPKATHNWDAYRVRLAKQSPRWTLEGINFYRSPQVDWK, encoded by the coding sequence ATGCGCTTGTCCAGAGCCGTCTTGACCGCGGCTGTCGTGAGTCTGACGGCAGTCGGCCTGCCCGCCGCCGCCGCGGCGGCCCCCGCCACCACCACCCCCGAACGCAGCGTGACCGACGTCGTCCCCGCGCCGGTCTCGGCGAAAGCCGACACGAAGGCGGACTTCCGGCTCACGCCGTTCACCGTGATCAGCGCCGATCGGGGCGCCGGCCAGGTCGCGGACTACCTGCGCGGCCTGCTGCGCCCGGCCACCGGCTACCCGCTGCCGGTCGTGCCGCGCGCGTGGGGCCTGCCCGCGATCTCGCTCGAACTGGGTCACGACGCCCGGCTCGGCACCGAGGGTTACCAGCTGAAGGTCGCGCGCAACGGCGTCTCCCTGTCGGCCAACACCGCGGACGGGCTCTTCGAAGGCGTCCAGTCGCTGCGGCAGCTGCTGCCGTCGGCGATCGAGGCGAAGCACGTGCAGCACCGGACGTGGACCGTCGCCGGCGGCACGATCCTCGACTACCCACGCTTCGGCGAACGCGGCGCGATGCTCGACGTCGCGCGGCACTTCTTCCAGCCGGACCAGGTCAAGCTGTACATCGACCAGATCGCCCAGTACAAGCTCAACACGCTGCACCTGCACCTGGCCGACGACCAGGGCTGGCGCATCGAGATCAAGAGCTGGCCGAAGCTGGCGACCGTCGGCGGCAAGACGGCCGCGTACGGCGACCCCGGCGGCTACTACACGCAGAAGCAGTACAAGGACATCGTCGCGTACGCCGCTTCGCGGCACATCACGGTGATCCCGGAGATCGACATGCCGGGCCACACGAACGCGGCGCAGTCGACGTACGCGGAGCTGAACTGCGACGGCAAGGCCGTCCCGGTGCGCACCGACACCGAGGTCGGCTACAGCTCGCTGTGCATCTCGTCGCCGATCACCTACAAGTTCGTCGACGACGTCGTGCGCGAGCTGTCGGCCATCACGCCGGGCCAGTACCTCCACATCGGCGGCGACGAGGCCCACGCGACCCCGCCCGCCGACTACGTCACCTTCGAGCAGAAGGTGGCGCCGATCGTCGCGAAGTACGGCAAGAAGATCACCGGCTGGCACGAGATCGCCAAGGCCACGCCGCCGGTGTCGGCGATCCCGCAGTACTGGGACTTCGGCGGTGACAACGCCTCCGTCGCCGCCGCGGCGGCCCGGGGCAACAAGATCCTGATGTCGCCGGCGAACTACGCGTACCTGGACATGAAGTACGACGAGTCCACGCCGCTGGGCCAGGACTGGGCCGCCCTGGTCGAGGTGAAGGACGGCTACAACTGGGACCCGGCGTCGCTGGTGACCGGCGTCGGCGAGAGCCAGGTCGCGGGCGTCGAAGCTCCACTGTGGACGGAGACCATCCGCACGAGCGACGACATCGAGTACATGGCGTTCCCGCGCCTGCCGGGCATCGCGGAGATCGGCTGGTCCCCGAAGGCCACGCACAACTGGGACGCCTACCGCGTCCGCCTCGCAAAACAGTCCCCACGCTGGACCCTCGAAGGCATCAACTTCTACCGCAGCCCCCAGGTCGACTGGAAGTAA
- a CDS encoding TetR/AcrR family transcriptional regulator, whose amino-acid sequence MPVDGRLARGDATRRLVLRRAVDVASVDGLDGLSLGRLATELELSKSGVFALFGSKEDLQLATVEAAFEIFRSHVVTPASDVEPGLPRLRAICENWLDYSEKRVFPGGCFFFNVGAEFDARPGRVHDAVAAASGSFADFIRATALEAVTLGHVETDPEVLAFELHALGRAANADSVLTGTATPYTLARRAIGARLS is encoded by the coding sequence GTGCCGGTTGACGGGCGGCTGGCCCGCGGCGACGCGACCCGCCGCCTGGTGCTGCGGCGCGCGGTGGACGTCGCGTCGGTCGACGGCCTCGACGGGCTGTCCCTCGGCCGGCTGGCCACCGAGCTGGAGCTGAGCAAGAGCGGGGTGTTCGCCCTGTTCGGCTCCAAGGAGGACCTGCAGCTCGCGACGGTCGAGGCGGCGTTCGAGATCTTCCGTTCGCACGTCGTGACGCCGGCGTCGGACGTGGAGCCGGGGCTGCCGCGGCTGCGGGCGATCTGCGAGAACTGGCTGGACTACTCGGAAAAGCGCGTCTTCCCGGGTGGTTGCTTCTTCTTCAACGTCGGCGCGGAGTTCGACGCACGCCCGGGCCGGGTCCACGACGCGGTGGCGGCGGCGAGCGGCTCATTCGCGGACTTCATCCGCGCAACGGCTCTCGAGGCAGTAACCCTGGGCCACGTCGAGACGGACCCCGAAGTCCTGGCTTTCGAACTGCACGCGCTGGGCCGCGCGGCAAACGCGGACTCCGTCCTCACCGGCACCGCCACCCCCTACACCCTGGCCAGGCGAGCCATCGGCGCAAGACTGTCGTGA
- a CDS encoding MOSC domain-containing protein codes for MNVDSVYVGEPSVLGYRRELPVLSGITKALVTAPELNLTELNLDGDRQADLTVHGGPDKAVYVYPAEHYAAWREDGFEVSTADFGENISLSGLTEDDVRIGDVWAWGDALVQVSQPRSPCFKLAMKTGRKDAVPAMIDSGRSGWYLRVLRPGTVPTSGAVEVVERADAPTVAEVYVISFANYGQLPPEHVGAALDFADRVLAAPALAEQWSAGIQSTVDRWRARRAG; via the coding sequence ATGAACGTCGACAGCGTTTACGTGGGGGAACCGAGCGTCCTGGGGTACCGGCGCGAGCTGCCGGTTCTGAGCGGGATCACCAAGGCGCTGGTCACAGCGCCGGAGCTGAACCTCACCGAGCTCAACCTCGACGGCGACCGGCAGGCCGACCTCACCGTGCACGGCGGCCCCGACAAGGCGGTCTACGTCTACCCGGCCGAGCACTACGCGGCCTGGCGCGAGGACGGTTTCGAGGTGTCGACGGCCGACTTCGGCGAGAACATCTCCCTGTCCGGGCTCACCGAGGACGACGTGCGGATCGGGGACGTCTGGGCCTGGGGTGACGCGCTCGTGCAGGTCTCCCAGCCGCGGTCGCCGTGTTTCAAGCTCGCGATGAAGACCGGCCGCAAGGACGCCGTCCCGGCGATGATCGACTCGGGGCGCTCCGGGTGGTACCTGCGCGTGCTGCGGCCGGGCACCGTGCCGACGTCGGGCGCGGTCGAGGTGGTCGAGCGCGCGGACGCGCCGACGGTCGCCGAGGTGTACGTCATCTCGTTCGCGAACTACGGGCAGCTGCCGCCGGAGCACGTCGGGGCCGCGCTGGACTTCGCCGACCGCGTGCTGGCGGCACCCGCGCTCGCCGAGCAGTGGAGCGCCGGGATCCAGTCCACTGTGGACCGCTGGCGGGCCCGCCGTGCCGGTTGA